One Ignavibacteria bacterium genomic window carries:
- the nuoH gene encoding NADH-quinone oxidoreductase subunit NuoH, whose product MPEWLIDLLITLVKIAVVHGVILTGVAYSVYAERRVSAFVQNRYGPNRVGPEGLLQPLVDVIKLLMKEDIVPEKANKFIHALAPGISIVVALSTFAVIPFGDTITLFGRTIQLQIANVNIGILYILALLSLGVYGVTLSGWSSNNKYSLLGGLRSSAQMISYELSMGIAVLGIIIINGTLELNQIVQNQYGWQWNIILQPVGFIIFLVASFAETNRAPFDLPEAEQELVGGYHTEYSSMKFAMFFLAEYAAMIVASAVITTLYLGGWQFPYLQTFGLPDLLVSIIQVLAFCIKVVALVFFFIWVRWTLPRFRYDQLMDLGWKVMLPIALLNLFVTALVVLLLK is encoded by the coding sequence ATGCCAGAATGGTTAATTGATTTACTAATTACACTCGTTAAAATTGCGGTTGTGCATGGAGTCATTCTTACAGGAGTTGCTTATTCTGTTTATGCTGAGCGAAGAGTTTCGGCTTTCGTTCAGAACAGGTACGGTCCCAATCGTGTCGGTCCTGAAGGTCTCCTACAGCCCCTCGTTGACGTAATAAAGCTTTTGATGAAGGAAGACATTGTTCCTGAAAAAGCTAACAAGTTTATTCACGCGCTCGCTCCCGGAATTTCCATCGTAGTCGCGCTCTCCACTTTTGCGGTAATTCCTTTCGGCGATACAATTACTCTCTTCGGAAGAACAATCCAATTGCAGATTGCAAACGTTAACATCGGGATTTTATACATTCTCGCATTGCTATCGCTTGGTGTATATGGAGTAACACTCAGCGGATGGTCATCAAACAACAAATATTCGCTTCTTGGCGGTCTCCGCTCTTCTGCGCAGATGATTAGTTATGAGCTTTCAATGGGTATTGCAGTGCTTGGAATCATCATTATTAACGGAACTTTAGAGCTTAACCAGATAGTTCAAAACCAATACGGCTGGCAATGGAACATCATTTTACAGCCGGTCGGATTCATAATATTCCTTGTGGCGTCATTCGCTGAAACAAACAGAGCGCCTTTTGACCTCCCTGAAGCAGAGCAGGAGCTCGTCGGAGGTTATCACACGGAATACTCAAGCATGAAATTCGCAATGTTCTTTCTCGCTGAATACGCTGCAATGATTGTTGCATCTGCCGTTATAACAACTTTATATCTCGGAGGATGGCAGTTCCCGTACCTGCAGACATTCGGATTGCCTGATTTGCTTGTAAGCATAATTCAGGTGCTGGCATTCTGCATAAAAGTTGTTGCTCTGGTGTTTTTCTTTATTTGGGTTAGATGGACATTGCCTCGATTCCGTTATGATCAGCTGATGGATTTAGGATGGAAGGTGATGCTCCCTATAGCTCTTTTAAATTTATTCGTAACAGCATTAGTAGTTCTTTTATTAAAATAA
- a CDS encoding bifunctional phosphoglucose/phosphomannose isomerase produces the protein MLLSDQIRECDKSNMFDILENFGKQCEEAVQIADKYDLSKYDFTGIDNIILNGLGGSAIGGDFVRSFLQYELPVPMFINRNYHLPAFASDKTLSIISSYSGNTEETNSAFEESLNKNCKIICITSGGKVEQVAKDNGLPCIKIPGGLQPRCALGYSFFVVLKIMLKLKLVEDKSKEIADTVNHIKNLSKELSDFNNKDNRPVHIARELKDKLPIIYSSVDVLDIVNLRWRGQIAENAKQLVFGNFYPEMNHNELVGWHCNKKLMKQMYVLMLEDKEDNKRIQTRMEITGSVYKEFADDHMHISSDAPSRLERIFELAYLGDWVSYYLAILNKVDPTPVKVIEHLKQKLSKI, from the coding sequence ATGCTATTAAGCGACCAAATAAGAGAGTGTGATAAATCAAATATGTTTGACATTCTGGAAAACTTCGGAAAACAATGCGAAGAAGCCGTGCAAATCGCTGACAAATATGATTTATCAAAATATGATTTTACTGGAATCGATAACATAATCCTAAACGGACTCGGCGGCTCTGCAATCGGCGGAGACTTCGTGAGAAGCTTCCTTCAATACGAGCTTCCCGTTCCGATGTTTATCAATCGCAACTACCACCTGCCTGCATTCGCAAGCGATAAAACGCTTTCGATTATCTCAAGCTACTCAGGCAACACCGAAGAAACAAACTCTGCGTTCGAGGAATCACTCAACAAAAATTGCAAAATCATCTGCATCACAAGCGGCGGAAAAGTCGAGCAGGTCGCAAAAGACAACGGCCTCCCTTGCATAAAAATCCCCGGCGGACTTCAGCCCCGCTGCGCATTGGGATATTCTTTCTTTGTCGTGTTAAAAATTATGTTGAAGCTTAAGCTCGTCGAAGATAAATCAAAAGAAATTGCGGATACAGTCAATCATATTAAAAATTTATCAAAAGAGCTTTCTGATTTTAATAACAAAGATAACCGCCCGGTTCATATTGCGAGAGAATTAAAAGACAAGCTTCCTATAATTTATTCAAGCGTTGATGTTCTTGATATTGTCAATCTTCGCTGGCGCGGACAGATTGCTGAAAACGCAAAGCAGTTAGTCTTTGGAAATTTTTATCCTGAAATGAATCATAACGAACTTGTCGGCTGGCACTGCAATAAAAAACTTATGAAACAAATGTATGTGCTGATGCTTGAGGACAAAGAAGACAACAAGCGCATTCAGACAAGAATGGAAATCACGGGATCGGTTTATAAAGAATTTGCGGACGACCATATGCACATTAGCAGTGATGCTCCTTCGCGTCTCGAAAGAATTTTCGAGCTTGCATATCTCGGCGACTGGGTAAGCTACTATCTCGCAATCTTAAATAAAGTTGACCCAACCCCCGTCAAAGTAATCGAACACTTAAAACAAAAACTCTCAAAAATATAA
- the ptsP gene encoding phosphoenolpyruvate--protein phosphotransferase has product MPESSEKIFTGIPASPGISISIAYTYSRGKILVNPSEQSEKDIENELLDFEKAIELSLKELKKIYKISQERIGEEKSRIFDAQIEILNDTHFLESVKKRIITERRTASYIFNDEIKKLENILLATGDDYLTERLTDIRDVNNRVLRNMKREKLVSKVEENSIIVAHELTPADTILFSRRKVQGYVTDVGGVTSHAAIIARALRVPAILGTKYVSDYIKNGEFIIADGFEGIVISNPSHKTIEKYQEKLKEVKAYEKKLFEIIDLPNETLDGKKINLSANIEFDEEIDFVTKYGHCDIGLYRTEHLFLEAGDFPSEEYQVEEYCHIADVTYPNSVTIRTYDIGGDKLLPSSQKEDNPNLGWRGIRICLDRVEIFKEQLCAILKSSAKKNIKVLFPMISSVEEIRKAKKVLDEAKAELKKENVNFDKNIKVGVMIEVPSAYFLADAFAKEVDFFSIGTNDLIQYILAVDRGNERISQLYQEFHPAVIRALDKIIRIAHKNKIPVSVCGEMASYKLASIVLIGMGADELSVTPSEFTEIKNIIRSIKYKDAKKLVEEILELDTEEEIRQKVNKYYNKTFKK; this is encoded by the coding sequence ATGCCGGAATCATCAGAAAAAATATTTACCGGAATTCCCGCATCACCGGGCATATCAATAAGCATTGCTTATACATATTCACGCGGAAAAATTTTAGTTAATCCATCAGAACAGAGTGAAAAAGACATTGAGAATGAGCTTCTTGATTTTGAAAAAGCCATTGAGCTTTCGTTAAAAGAATTAAAAAAAATATATAAAATTTCTCAGGAGCGTATCGGAGAGGAAAAATCCAGAATATTCGATGCTCAGATTGAAATCCTTAACGATACGCATTTTCTTGAAAGCGTTAAAAAACGAATTATCACGGAACGAAGAACCGCAAGCTATATCTTCAACGACGAAATAAAAAAACTCGAAAATATTTTGCTCGCAACCGGTGATGACTATCTTACCGAACGTCTCACCGATATACGCGATGTTAACAACCGCGTTCTCCGGAATATGAAACGCGAGAAGCTTGTTTCCAAGGTGGAGGAAAACTCAATCATCGTTGCGCATGAGCTTACACCTGCAGATACAATTTTATTCAGCCGTCGTAAAGTTCAGGGTTATGTAACAGATGTCGGGGGAGTTACTTCACACGCCGCAATCATTGCGCGGGCGCTTCGCGTTCCGGCAATACTCGGAACAAAATATGTTTCGGATTACATAAAAAACGGTGAGTTTATTATTGCTGATGGCTTTGAAGGGATTGTAATTTCAAATCCTTCACATAAAACAATCGAAAAGTATCAGGAGAAGCTTAAAGAAGTTAAAGCATACGAGAAAAAACTTTTTGAAATAATAGACCTCCCCAATGAAACACTCGACGGCAAAAAAATAAATCTTTCCGCAAACATCGAGTTCGACGAAGAAATTGATTTTGTAACTAAATATGGTCATTGCGACATCGGGCTTTACCGCACCGAACATTTATTTCTCGAAGCAGGGGACTTTCCTTCGGAAGAATATCAGGTAGAAGAATACTGTCATATTGCCGATGTTACCTATCCGAACTCTGTAACAATCAGAACTTATGACATCGGCGGAGATAAGCTCCTGCCGTCATCACAAAAAGAAGATAACCCAAACCTCGGGTGGCGCGGGATAAGAATCTGTCTTGACCGTGTTGAAATTTTCAAAGAGCAGCTCTGTGCAATCCTGAAATCTTCCGCAAAGAAAAACATAAAGGTTCTTTTTCCTATGATTTCTTCCGTTGAAGAAATCAGAAAAGCAAAAAAAGTTCTGGATGAAGCAAAGGCAGAGCTTAAAAAAGAAAATGTTAACTTCGATAAAAACATAAAAGTCGGTGTTATGATTGAAGTGCCTTCGGCTTATTTCCTTGCTGATGCTTTTGCAAAAGAAGTTGATTTCTTCAGCATAGGAACAAACGATTTAATTCAGTATATACTTGCTGTTGACCGCGGTAACGAGCGCATTTCTCAGCTTTATCAGGAATTTCATCCCGCTGTAATCCGCGCTCTCGATAAAATAATCCGTATTGCTCATAAAAATAAAATTCCTGTTTCTGTGTGCGGGGAAATGGCGTCTTACAAGCTTGCAAGCATTGTCCTCATCGGCATGGGTGCAGATGAGCTTAGCGTCACTCCTTCGGAGTTCACTGAAATAAAAAATATCATACGTTCGATTAAATATAAAGACGCAAAAAAACTTGTCGAGGAAATTCTTGAACTTGATACTGAGGAAGAAATACGGCAAAAAGTAAATAAATATTACAATAAAACTTTTAAAAAATAA
- a CDS encoding DinB family protein, protein MKDLLHLYTKYNHWANKQLCLKISEIGNELLDKPVKNSFPSLRKTVYHIWDAEAIWLERLLGMSATDWPSNHFKGDFIEAQDLMLKMSERFVDYIATNDEEFLMSEFSYKGLGGQDYKNKRYLSIMHCMNHSTFHRGQLITILREFDVPDLPGTDLIIYIRENNL, encoded by the coding sequence ATGAAGGACCTACTTCATCTATACACGAAATACAATCACTGGGCGAATAAGCAGCTTTGTCTGAAAATTTCCGAAATAGGAAACGAGCTTCTCGATAAACCCGTCAAAAACAGCTTTCCGTCTTTAAGAAAAACGGTCTATCATATCTGGGATGCCGAAGCAATCTGGCTTGAACGTCTGCTTGGAATGTCGGCAACCGACTGGCCCAGCAATCATTTCAAGGGAGATTTCATTGAAGCGCAGGATTTAATGCTGAAAATGTCCGAACGCTTTGTTGATTATATTGCAACCAACGATGAAGAATTTTTAATGTCTGAGTTTTCTTACAAAGGATTGGGAGGACAGGATTATAAAAACAAACGCTATCTTTCCATTATGCATTGCATGAACCATTCAACGTTTCATAGGGGACAGCTTATAACAATATTAAGAGAGTTCGACGTTCCTGATTTACCGGGAACGGATTTGATTATATACATAAGAGAAAATAATCTTTAA
- the rmuC gene encoding DNA recombination protein RmuC gives MDIIFLIIGLLIGAIAAFFIAKYKFSSDKGISPDELNRLNSEITLIKTNLGKAEERNIFLQKDTEEKKSQLASQNEKLIDLNSALSKKNADFENLQTKLAEQKSELENLQQKFIKEFENLANKILDDKSDKFTRLNKDNLDNLIKPLREKLTDFENTVHRVHTDETKMRSQLIEQLNLLKDLNKQVTEETNNLTKALKGDSKTQGSWGEFILESVLEKSGLRKGSEYDVQSSSVNDDGKRLRPDVIIYLPDNKNLIIDSKVSLTAYEQFVSCVAESEKEICLKEHLKSVRNHIKGLSGKKYQDIPGSKSPDFVLMFMAVEPAFALAVQNDADIFTDAFNNNIVIVSPTTLLATLRTVASIWTQEKQNKNALEIARRGGQLYDKFCLFIDDLKEVQKQISKSGDSIEKAISKLSSGRGSLTSQVQDLKRLGAKATKNIDENFLELSQENNNENNNDNEGPTSSIHEIQSLGE, from the coding sequence ATGGACATAATTTTCTTAATAATTGGCTTGCTCATAGGGGCAATTGCTGCGTTTTTCATAGCAAAATACAAGTTTTCATCTGATAAAGGCATTTCTCCCGATGAATTAAACCGTCTTAATTCAGAAATAACGCTGATAAAAACAAATCTCGGAAAAGCCGAAGAAAGAAACATATTCTTACAAAAAGATACCGAAGAAAAAAAATCACAGCTTGCTTCTCAGAACGAAAAACTGATAGACCTGAATTCCGCTCTTTCAAAAAAGAATGCCGACTTTGAAAATCTTCAGACAAAGCTCGCTGAACAAAAATCCGAACTTGAAAATCTCCAGCAAAAATTCATAAAAGAATTTGAAAACCTTGCAAACAAAATTCTTGACGACAAAAGTGATAAGTTCACAAGGCTCAATAAAGACAATCTCGATAACCTGATAAAGCCGCTTCGCGAAAAGCTGACAGATTTTGAGAATACCGTTCATCGTGTCCACACGGATGAAACAAAGATGCGAAGCCAGTTAATTGAACAGCTGAATCTTCTCAAAGACCTGAACAAACAGGTAACAGAAGAAACAAACAACCTCACAAAAGCTCTCAAGGGAGATTCAAAAACTCAGGGAAGCTGGGGCGAGTTTATTCTCGAAAGCGTTCTCGAAAAATCCGGCTTACGAAAAGGAAGCGAATATGATGTTCAGTCATCTTCAGTTAATGACGACGGCAAGCGTCTGCGTCCCGATGTAATTATTTATCTTCCCGATAATAAAAATTTAATAATAGACTCCAAAGTCTCCTTAACTGCATATGAACAGTTTGTTTCTTGTGTTGCAGAAAGCGAAAAAGAGATATGCCTGAAAGAGCATCTTAAATCTGTCAGAAATCATATCAAAGGTTTAAGCGGAAAAAAATATCAGGATATTCCCGGCTCGAAAAGTCCGGATTTTGTTTTGATGTTTATGGCTGTCGAGCCCGCATTTGCGCTTGCAGTTCAGAATGATGCTGATATTTTTACCGATGCATTTAACAATAATATCGTAATCGTAAGCCCGACGACTCTTCTTGCAACTTTGCGGACTGTCGCAAGCATCTGGACTCAGGAAAAACAAAACAAAAATGCTCTTGAAATCGCCAGACGCGGCGGACAGCTTTACGACAAATTTTGCCTGTTCATTGATGACCTTAAAGAAGTTCAGAAACAAATTTCTAAATCAGGTGACTCTATAGAAAAAGCTATCAGCAAGCTTTCATCGGGAAGAGGAAGTCTCACAAGCCAGGTTCAGGACTTGAAGCGTCTGGGGGCAAAAGCAACCAAAAACATTGATGAAAATTTTTTAGAGCTTTCACAGGAAAACAATAACGAAAACAATAATGACAATGAAGGACCTACTTCATCTATACACGAAATACAATCACTGGGCGAATAA
- a CDS encoding NAD(P)/FAD-dependent oxidoreductase, whose protein sequence is MPKQKEVVIIGAGFGGLQAVKKLSKDKSLKITLIDRTNHHLFAPLLYQIATAVLSPADIAIPARNLTKGLNNVTVIMENVTRIDIDKHEVFFNNASIHYDYLILAAGMRTSYFGHDEWEKHTLGLKNLVDALRIRKQILFSFEEAENHPEKASELLNYIIIGGGPTGVEMAGSIAELSHTIIKKDFRKIDTSKAKITLIEAGPRLLPTFDEKLSEYTKKSLEERGVKVMVNTRVENIEQHKVFIQGDVLHSHLIIWAAGVEPVPLIQELKLPHDKQKRIIVNQYCSVDDHPEIFVIGDIAHFEQDGKPLPGLSPVAMQQGRYVARLILNEVKGEKRNKPFHYVDKGTMATIGRKDGIAESKGLKFKGFMGWLLWLFVHLWYQVGFKNKVSILVTWIWSYLTFGASARVIQSPIDSKDRFAF, encoded by the coding sequence ATGCCTAAGCAAAAAGAAGTTGTGATTATTGGTGCGGGATTTGGCGGACTACAGGCAGTAAAGAAATTATCGAAAGATAAATCTCTCAAGATTACTTTAATCGACAGAACTAACCATCATTTATTTGCTCCGCTGCTTTATCAGATAGCAACCGCAGTGTTGAGTCCTGCCGACATTGCAATACCTGCAAGAAATCTGACAAAGGGGCTGAATAACGTAACGGTAATTATGGAAAACGTTACGAGAATAGACATTGACAAGCATGAAGTTTTTTTTAACAATGCTTCGATTCATTATGATTACCTGATTCTTGCGGCAGGAATGCGGACAAGTTATTTTGGTCATGATGAATGGGAGAAACATACGCTTGGATTGAAAAATCTTGTTGATGCGCTTAGAATAAGAAAACAAATTTTGTTTTCATTTGAAGAAGCAGAAAACCATCCGGAAAAAGCAAGCGAGCTTCTGAATTATATTATTATCGGAGGCGGACCGACGGGTGTTGAGATGGCAGGTTCGATAGCAGAGCTTTCGCATACAATCATAAAAAAAGATTTCAGAAAAATTGATACAAGCAAAGCAAAGATTACTTTGATTGAAGCGGGACCAAGACTGTTGCCGACTTTTGATGAGAAGCTTTCAGAATATACAAAGAAATCTCTTGAAGAGCGGGGTGTAAAAGTTATGGTGAATACGAGGGTAGAGAACATCGAGCAGCATAAGGTTTTTATACAAGGTGATGTTTTGCATTCACATCTGATTATCTGGGCAGCGGGAGTAGAGCCGGTGCCTCTTATACAGGAGTTGAAGCTGCCTCACGACAAACAGAAAAGAATTATCGTAAACCAGTATTGCTCGGTTGATGACCATCCCGAAATTTTTGTAATCGGAGACATTGCGCATTTCGAACAGGACGGAAAGCCGTTGCCGGGACTTTCACCCGTTGCGATGCAACAGGGAAGATATGTTGCAAGGTTAATCCTGAATGAAGTTAAGGGTGAAAAAAGAAATAAACCGTTTCATTATGTTGATAAAGGAACGATGGCGACAATAGGAAGAAAAGACGGAATTGCAGAATCAAAGGGATTAAAGTTTAAAGGATTTATGGGATGGCTTTTGTGGCTGTTTGTTCACTTGTGGTATCAGGTGGGATTTAAAAACAAAGTATCGATTTTAGTAACGTGGATTTGGAGCTACCTTACGTTTGGGGCAAGCGCGAGGGTGATACAATCGCCAATAGATTCAAAGGACAGGTTTGCGTTTTGA
- a CDS encoding glycosyltransferase family 39 protein has product MNWNYITNYPTNYPKTCLFFLLLLLTLFKLPAIGFDDIQPWDEGMYAARVNSIYLNGDFWDQAQHSVAGMDSGSQPPLVVWLGYFATKAFGLHDWILKLIPFIFGLLSVIVITMLGKELFDFKTGFLSAVIFSSSVLFSIYIKRFQLDIPVLFFILLPFYFIVKFLKTSEYEHTFFAGICFGLSLMTKLLVGFIVPLILICFLVTLFFHKNNLNRKKIFTGILILSFTGLLIALPWHYHVLEKYGGSFIQYIFGFHIYQRAVEGVDDNTKPSGIFFYINYLLTLFPFAILVFYSIYYDYKNKIQNNWKQLFIHLWFLIPLILISFFKTKLEPYAFLFLPAFTIITASFILNNHWSEKDRRNIFILLLFNIFWFFLGDYKRSFLSLITINLLISIPIILIIALCIYLLTKKDKINFDKLISPYTLTAFTLLFFIFNNIFLFFNPPAFENSFKLSNIKNYLDEKNVSEFIYVSPNYKYNPQLSYYFNGVDMNWNRGYKWNLVELNENPLLAKAKLDSLKNNYDYIIIEKDNINRGTYFESTSFIPDGYRLLMKYHGYELWGSNIESDSRTHFIK; this is encoded by the coding sequence TTGAATTGGAATTACATCACAAATTATCCCACAAATTATCCTAAGACTTGTTTATTTTTTCTTCTATTACTATTAACGCTTTTTAAGCTACCTGCTATTGGATTCGATGACATTCAGCCGTGGGATGAAGGCATGTATGCAGCCCGCGTTAATTCAATTTATCTCAACGGTGATTTTTGGGATCAGGCACAGCACTCCGTCGCAGGCATGGACTCGGGCTCACAGCCTCCTCTCGTTGTCTGGCTTGGATATTTCGCAACTAAGGCATTCGGCTTGCACGACTGGATTTTAAAATTAATTCCATTCATCTTCGGACTTCTTTCCGTCATCGTCATAACAATGCTCGGCAAAGAGCTTTTCGATTTCAAAACAGGGTTTCTCTCGGCGGTAATTTTTTCTTCATCTGTCTTATTCAGCATCTACATAAAAAGATTTCAACTCGATATCCCCGTTCTGTTTTTCATTCTGCTGCCATTTTATTTCATCGTGAAATTTTTAAAAACTTCGGAATACGAACACACTTTCTTTGCTGGAATCTGCTTCGGTTTATCATTAATGACAAAGCTACTTGTCGGCTTTATCGTCCCTTTAATCTTAATTTGCTTTCTCGTCACTTTATTCTTTCACAAAAACAATTTAAACAGGAAAAAAATTTTTACCGGAATTCTTATTCTTTCTTTCACCGGCTTACTAATCGCGCTCCCATGGCATTATCACGTGCTCGAAAAATACGGCGGCAGTTTCATCCAATATATTTTTGGTTTTCATATCTATCAACGTGCAGTTGAAGGAGTCGATGATAACACAAAACCCAGCGGAATCTTTTTCTATATCAACTATCTCTTAACCCTTTTCCCGTTTGCAATTCTTGTTTTCTATTCAATTTATTATGATTACAAAAACAAAATACAGAATAACTGGAAGCAATTATTTATCCACTTATGGTTTCTAATCCCGTTAATCTTAATTTCTTTTTTTAAAACCAAACTCGAACCATACGCATTCTTATTTCTCCCCGCTTTCACAATCATAACCGCAAGCTTCATTCTCAACAATCACTGGTCAGAAAAAGACAGGCGAAACATTTTTATTTTATTGCTCTTCAACATTTTTTGGTTTTTCCTCGGTGATTACAAACGATCTTTCTTATCTTTAATCACTATCAATCTTTTAATCAGCATTCCAATAATTCTCATTATAGCTCTATGCATATATTTACTGACAAAAAAAGACAAAATAAATTTTGATAAACTAATCTCACCTTACACTCTCACAGCCTTCACTCTTTTATTTTTCATCTTCAACAACATCTTTCTCTTCTTCAATCCGCCTGCGTTCGAAAATAGCTTCAAGCTTTCAAACATAAAAAACTATCTCGACGAAAAGAATGTAAGCGAATTCATTTATGTTTCGCCCAACTATAAGTACAATCCACAGTTAAGTTATTATTTTAATGGAGTTGACATGAATTGGAATAGGGGATATAAATGGAATCTCGTAGAGCTGAATGAAAACCCTTTGCTCGCAAAAGCAAAATTGGACAGCTTAAAAAATAATTATGATTATATAATAATAGAGAAGGACAACATAAACCGCGGCACATACTTTGAATCAACTTCGTTCATCCCTGACGGCTACCGCCTCCTCATGAAATACCACGGCTACGAACTATGGGGCAGCAACATCGAAAGCGATAGCCGGACTCATTTCATAAAATGA